One Ahaetulla prasina isolate Xishuangbanna chromosome 17, ASM2864084v1, whole genome shotgun sequence genomic window carries:
- the LOC131186752 gene encoding uncharacterized protein LOC131186752, whose product MSGSGVKCVTNPCVTSCPDAKVVIHPPPLVLTLPGLSLKTSPNQCLVESQTSCLTNGCEVSCGAASKAIVTKTSGLVALSGGDTPCCTTTCPDSQVVIQPPPVCITIPGAVLTSYPSECIISSSTNRITSGVQRPALSRSTSVSDCSLTPQRLTRSASVPSGLDSSARCLTQGPSNKVVIYPPPIEVTIPGPVLEIAAEECTVEVYNSCTDNNALTDSDRKAITSGDEDEIKALIPRAKSCTTVCGLMDTSNCISQGPEMKIIIQPPPIEVELPGPILEVSPEACKVETVSPCPPGPEAITGSETKALCDGKTPSSALAATTSTKRPVPDVRRPPRPWAEMYSRSMTPRSVLLAQQSRLAKYRNALYSRHSQSSY is encoded by the coding sequence ATGTCTGGCTCAGGCGTGAAGTGCGTCACCAacccttgtgtcacctcctgcccAGATGCCAAAGTGGTGATCCATCCACCCCCACTGGTCCTGACCTTACCTGGATTGAGCCTCAAGACCTCTCCGAATCAGTGCCTTGTGGAAAGCCAGACTTCATGCCTCACTAACGGCTGCGAGGTGAGCTGTGGGGCGGCCTCCAAGGCCATCGTCACCAAAACCTCAGGCTTGGTTGCTCTTTCTGGTGGAGATACTCCTTGTTGTACGACCACCTGTCCTGATTCACAAGTGGTGATTCAGCCTCCCCCGGTCTGCATCACCATCCCGGGTGCAGTCCTCACCAGCTACCCCAGCGAGTGCATCATCTCAAGCTCAACCAACCGTATCACCAGCGGAGTCCAACGCCCTGCGTTGTCCCGTTCAACATCGGTCTCCGATTGTTCCCTCACTCCACAGCGTCTAACTCGCTCCGCGTCCGTCCCATCAGGACTCGACAGCTCAGCCCGATGCCTGACACAAGGGCCTTCAAACAAAGTGGTGATATACCCTCCGCCAATCGAGGTCACCATTCCTGGTCCTGTCCTGGAGATAGCTGCCGAAGAGTGTACTGTGGAAGTCTACAACTCCTGCACTGATAACAACGCCCTCACCGACAGTGACCGAAAGGCCATCACCAGCGGTGATGAGGATGAAATCAAAGCTCTAATTCCACGAGCCAAGAGTTGTACCACAGTATGTGGGCTGATGGACACTTCAAACTGCATTTCCCAGGGACCGGAGATGAAAATTATTATCCAGCCTCCTCCTATTGAAGTAGAGCTTCCAGGACCTATCCTGGAAGTTTCTCCAGAAGCGTGTAAGGTAGAAACTGTGAGTCCATGTCCTCCAGGACCTGAAGCCATCACTGGTAGTGAGACCAAGGCCCTGTGTGATGGCAAGACACCCTCAAGTGCCCTTGCAGCTACTACCAGTACGAAACGCCCCGTCCCGGACGTCCGACGTCCTCCTCGACCCTGGGCTGAGATGTACAGCCGGTCAATGACACCCAGAAGCGTTTTATTAGCGCAACAATCCCGACTGGCAAAATACCGCAATGCCTTATACTCCAGGCATTCCCAATCATCTTATTAA